From one Magnolia sinica isolate HGM2019 chromosome 18, MsV1, whole genome shotgun sequence genomic stretch:
- the LOC131232914 gene encoding ankyrin repeat-containing protein ITN1-like — translation MLTGMRDTPILLAAKMGVTEVVEKILEVFPVAIQDMNDEQKNIVLLAVENRQPQVYQLLLKRKLLQETAFKKVDHKGNGALHLAATLGQNQPKLIPSAALRKNRPWHIPGAALQLHWEIKWYKFIKDSMPRHFFPHHNNDGQTPKEIFTETHEDLVIKGGAWLTNTSQSCSVVAALIATVAFATAATVPGGVQEENGRPTLVGELAFKVYAISSLIALCLSITSIVMFLAILTSRYQEKDFARDLPIKMIRGLTSLFLSIISMLVSFCAGHFFVLEDKIKYAAYPAYIITCLPVTFLALAQFSLYIDLLRSIFTRVPQRTHKIVSF, via the exons ATGTTAACAGGGATGAGGGATACACCAATTTTACTTGCGGCAAAGATGGGGGTGACAGAAGTGGTGGAGAAAATCTTGGAAGTTTTCCCAGTTGCAAtacaagatatgaatgatgaGCAGAAGAACATAGTGTTGTTGGCAGTGGAGAATAGGCAACCCCAAGTGTACCAACTTTTGCTAAAGAGGAAGCTTTTGCAAGAGACTGCGTTTAAAAAAGTGGACCATAAGGGGAACGGCGCCCTTCATCTAGCTGCGACGCTAGGCCAAAATCAGCCCAAGCTTATTCCTAGTGCCGCTCTTCGCAAAAATCGACCCTGGCATATTCCTGGTGCCGCTCTTCAATTGCATTGGGAGATCAAGTGGTACAAg TTCATCAAGGACTCGATGCCTCGCCATTTCTTCCCACACCACAACAATGATGGTCAGACCCCCAAGGAGATATTCACCGAGACGCATGAAGATCTAGTCATAAAAGGTGGTGCATGGCTAACCAACACATCCCAGTCATGCTCGGTCGTGGCGGCTCTCATTGCCACCGTTGCTTTCGCAACTGCAGCGACTGTACCTGGAGGTGTTCAAGAAGAAAATGGCAGGCCCACACTTGTAGGCGAGCTAGCATTCAAAGTGTATGCCATCTCCTCACTAATCGCGTTATGCTTATCCATCACCTCGATTGTGATGTTCTTGGCAATTCTCACTTCTAGATACCAAGAGAAAGATTTTGCGAGGGACTTGCCAATAAAGATGATAAGGGGACtcacctctctcttcctctcgatCATTTCCATGCTAGTTTCCTTCTGCGCCGGCCATTTCTTTGTGCTCGAAGACAAGATAAAGTACGCAGCCTATCCCGCGTACATAATCACATGTTTGCCTGTCACATTCTTAGCACTAGCACAGTTTTCACTCTATATCGATCTCCTCAGGTCAATCTTCACACGTGTTCCACAACGCACACACAAGATAGTTTCTTTCTAG